The sequence GTGGTCGCGTACGACAGGGCGGTCTCCAGGCACTCGCGGGCCGCGCCGAGCGCACCCCAGACGATGCCGTGCCGGGCCTCGGTGAGGCAGCTCAGCGGCGCCTTCAGCCCGACCGCCTCGGGCAGCCGGGCGTCCGCCGGGAGCCGGACGCCGTCGAGGACGACCTCCCCGGTGAGCGACGCCCGCAGCGACATCTTGTGCCGGATCTCGCGCGCCGTCACGCCGGGCGTGTCCATGGGTACGGCGAACCCGCGCACCCCCTCGTCGGTACGCGCCCAGATCACCGCCACGTCCGCGATCGGCGCGTTGGTGATCCACATCTTGGTCCCGTCGAGGATCCAGTCGTCGCCGTCCCGGCGGGCCCGGGTGGCCATCGACGCCGGGTCGGAGCCGTGGTCCGGCTCGGTCAGCCCGAAGCAGCCGATCGCCTCGCCGGCCGCCATGGCGGGCAGCCAGCGCTGCTTCTGCTCCTCGCTGCCGTAGCGCCAGATGGCGTACATGGCCAGCGAGCCCTGCACCGACACCAGTGAGCGGACGCCGGAGTCGCCGGCCTCCAGCTCCAGGCAGGCCAGCCCGTACGCGACGGCCGACGCGCCGGCGCAGCCGTACCCGGTCAGGTGCATGCCGAGCAGGCCGAGCTTGCCGAACTCGCGGGCCAGCTCACGGGCCGGCACCTGGCCGTC comes from Micromonospora viridifaciens and encodes:
- a CDS encoding acyl-CoA dehydrogenase family protein, which produces MTPLDLLDIDASLSEEERQIRAVVRQLVDDRVRPHVAGWYEDGQVPARELAREFGKLGLLGMHLTGYGCAGASAVAYGLACLELEAGDSGVRSLVSVQGSLAMYAIWRYGSEEQKQRWLPAMAAGEAIGCFGLTEPDHGSDPASMATRARRDGDDWILDGTKMWITNAPIADVAVIWARTDEGVRGFAVPMDTPGVTAREIRHKMSLRASLTGEVVLDGVRLPADARLPEAVGLKAPLSCLTEARHGIVWGALGAARECLETALSYATTRTQFGKPLAGFQLTQAKLADMAVEWNKGLLLALHLGRLADAGKLRPEQVSMGKLNNVREALAIARQCRTILGANGISGEYPVLRHANNLESVLTYEGTSEIHQLVLGQRLTGLSAFA